CCAAGGAGGAACGAGACCTATGATGTGGAAGAGAACTCTGGTCCCTTGGTGAGAAAGGGAGGCTTGTGCGCTGGATGAAAGGCagaggttggggtggggtggctggATAAGAGGAGCCAAAACATCCAGCTGAAAAAGGCTCTAAGACGGTCTAGTTCGGTAAAGGTTGACCCCCGCATGCCCTGAGTACAGCCTTGGGCAGAGCCTGGGGTAAGCTTAATTTAAGGGAAATTAGTGAATTAACACACTCACCATTTTGGTTCCTAGGAATACCAAGACCAGCAGGACACCCTGGATGATGTGAGCAGCATCAAGAATGAGGAGTGGTTCCCTTCTCCCAATTCGGCCAGGTAGGCCCTTCTCAGGGAGTGGAAGGCTCAGGGAGGGCATCCGTTTTTGCAAGAGGTCTGTCCCACTTTGGCCACTTCACTTATTAGAGAGTCAGGGGGTGGATTCTCAAGGAACGATAAGCCAAGCTCTCCGCCTTGTTGTGGATGAGCATCCTGCTGGTGCATTCTGTTCAGTGCATCTCCCTGGAAGATTTACCTGGGTCAGCTGGGTGTTCTGGCACCAAgcatccctgcttccccctcctcaTTTTTGTTCCCTCCAGGATTAGTGGAGGAAAACTCCATTGTTTATCCTTGGGTTTCTTCTCCAGAAGGCTAGTCCATCAACATAGAAATTTTACACAATAAGCTGCAATAAGCCTGTCCATCTGTTGTCTAGATTGTTGTGTTGTCTGAAAGCTTCCAGCATTTCCTTGATTGTCATAACAGTATTAGACCTTGGCCTGGGACAGAATAGATGCTCACTTTAAACACACAAGAAAAGAGCTCCTCTCTGTTGTCTTCATGGCATGTTTCTCAGCTTCCAGGGGGACCTGGTGGCCCACTCTTTCATAGTTGGTTCAGATGCGCCTGCTGTCTGCAGCAGTTTGGAACCATGAGGGATCATCCATCCCCTGCTCATAAGCAATAAACAAGGGCCCCTTTCAATCCCTAGCTTGTTGAGTTGtttcattgctttctgtttgtaCTCTAGGATTTTCTCCCTCACTGCATCGGAGCCAAGGAAGAACGTGACTTATGATGTGGTAGAGAACTCCAACACCTTGGTAAGAAATAGAGGCTTGTGTGCTGGATGAAAGGCAGAAGTCGGGGTGGGGCAGCTGGATAAGAGGAGGCAAAACGTCCAGCTGCAAAATGCTCCATGACGGTCTAATTGGGTAAAGGTTGACCCCCCCCCGCATGCCCTTCGGCAGAACCTGGGGTAAACTTAACTTGAGGGAAATGAGTGAATTAACACATGCACCGTTTGGCTTCCCAGGATTCCCGAGACCAACAGGACACCCTGGATGATGTGAGCAGCATCAAGGATGAGGAGTGGTTCCCTTCTCCCAATTCGGCCAGGTAGGCCCTTCTCAGGTAGTGGAAGGGTCAGGGAGGGCATCCGTTTTTGCAAGAGGTCTGTCCCACTTTGGTCACTTCACTTTTTAGGGAGTCAGGGGATGGATTCTCAAGGAACGATAAGCCAAGCCCTCCGCCTTGTTGTGGATGAGCATCCTGCTGGTGCCCTTTGTTCAGCTCCTCTCACTTGAAGCGTTAAATGTGTCTGCTGGGTGTTCTGGCACCAAGATGCTCTGTTCCCGCCCTCCCCATGTTTCTTACCTTTTGGTCAGTGGAGAAAAACTCCAGGGTTTGTCTTTAAGTTCCTTCCCCACTCTGTTGAGAGGGAACCAACCAGAAAAGGAATCTGTCCGCTGGCAGAGgacacaagggggaaaaaaacccttgctTTCTTTGATTGCTCCTTCAGCCTGTGGTAACCAAGAAGGCTCATACATCATCACAGTAATCTTACACAATAAGAGGCAATAACCTTGTCTGTCTGGTGTCTAACTTGTTGTGTTGTCTAAAGTCTCCCACTATTTCCTTGATTCCCATGGCAAAATTAGATCTTGGCCTGGGACAGAATACATTGTAACGAAGGAACAAAAGATATCCTCTCTGTTGTCTTCTTGGCATGTTTCTCAGCTTAGAGGGGGATCTGGTTGCTCACTCTTTCATAGTTGTGTCTAGCACAGCAGGGctcctcctctgcttttcttttctgacccatcttttctctcctcccctctccctttctagcgtcctgcagacacagaggaacCAAACCTTCACTGTTGAAGAGTCCTTCTCTGTTTGGGTAAgacaggaaagcctgcctggcaCGTAAAAGAGCAAAAGTTGGAGGGAGGCATAGTCTAAAATCCATCCAGAGTTTTCTCTGGGgttccttctttcccctttcatttgCCTGGTTCCCAccactccttttcctcttctgaaaTCCCACAAAAGTCTTTCAATGGGGAGATAACGGTCTGGTTGTCCTTCCCCCTTGCCATTTCTTCACTCCTGTTCCCGCCACCTCTAAGgcagctgcaactcccagagaagTTAATCCAGCCGGGAAGAAGTCAGATGCTCCTTCTCTGAAGAGGAATCAGTTCTCTTGAAAGGACTGGTCCTTGTTTCAGAAACTTGAGGACTGAAAACAGTCGTGACTCAGAAGCGGTCGTCATTCTGGAAGCAGGGCCTAACCATAGTTCTCAGGTTTAAGCCCTGGTCGTGGCTTAATGAtaattatgtgccctcaagtccaTTCCCACATACACCGaacctcttcagggttttctacgtaGATAAAACTGAAAAAGTGGTCTATTATTCCCTTTTTAATGGGGCAcaatgggactgtgcagcttgcctggcTGTTTGGCATTAGAAAAGCTTTTCTTTGAAACTGGGTAAGAAATATATGAATTCCATTCCTAGGATTCCTCGGAACAGCAGGAGACCCAGGATGATTTGGGCAGTGTGCCAGAGGAAGCATGTCTGCCTTCTCCCCATCCAACCAGGTAATCTATTTGCTGAGGTTTTGGTGTTTTAGGGGGTGGACTGAGAAGACACAACCCGCCCAAAGCTTGGGTCACACAATATATGGGCACCTTAATGGGCACGTAGCTGCTTCCGGCTTTTGCTTTCCTCAAGGCTGGGTGTTATGAGAGTGGATCTAGAAGTCACAGATGACAGCGCGTCAGTCACTAAATAAGAGATCCAAGAGTATCCGAGGCAGGAGATCTGCTGCCTCTCTTGGATTATTGAGCTGGAGGGACCCATAGTTTGCAGGGCTCTTCTTGTCTTTCATGTGGTGGGTTCTCTCTTCTAGGGTTCTGGAGCAGAGAGAAGGTGCCTTCACTGAAGATGAGTCTCGCTCTCCTTCGGTAAGGAAAGAAAGGCCAGAATCCTTCTATCAGGAAGGATGACAAACACCTTAAGGGGCAAGGAAGCCTTGGGTTTAACATTTGATTCTCCTTGACAGGATTCCTTGGAAGATATCATCAAGAGcctggagaagatggagaggGAGCCCCTGTTCAGTGCAGAGAGGTACCGTACATTCAGCCTAAAGACACCCAAGAATGACAGCACCTTCCCTAAGAAGGAGGGGTGGGCCTTTTCAGTTCAGATGAGGGAGAGGATTACTTTCTGGTAGGGTAGTGATTCCTTCCAAGGGTAGTGATTCTCTTATAAAGCAATGCTAAAGCCTTTGCTTTGGTGTGTGGTATAGACAAGAGTTTTCAGCAGCTGTCCTCTGGGCCCAGTGGATTCTCAGTGGAACTAGAGgtcaagaaagagaaggagacaaGTTAGGCATGTGCTGAATGGGGGATCCAAGACATTCCAAAGTAGAAGAATTTGGTCCCTATTCTCAAGATGTTGGGTGAGATGCACCCTTTGTCTGCAGGTCTTCGGGTCCTTAATGAGTGGTCTCTTTCTTCTAGGGTTCCAGAGCCAAGAGAAGGTGCCTTCACTGAAGATGAGTCTCCCTCTCCTTCAGTAAGGAAAGGCCAGAATCCTTGTATCGGGAAGGATGACAAACACCTTAAGGGGCAAGGAAGCCTTGGGTTTAACACTTGATTCTCCTTGACAGGATTCCTTAGAAGAGATCATCAGGAGcctggagaagatggagaggGAGCCCCTGTTCAGTCCAGAGAGGTAACGTACATTTAGCCTAAAGACACCTAAGGATCACAGCACCTTCCCTAAGAAGGAGGGGTGGCCTTTTCAGTTCAGATAAGGGAGAGGCTTACTTTCTGAAAAGTCCAAGGGTAGTGATTCTCTTATAAAGCAAGGCTAAAGCCTTTGCTTTCGTGTTTGGTATAGACAAGAGTTTTCAGCAGCTGTGTTCTGCGCTCAGTGGATGCTCAGGGGAACTGGAGGTCAACAACGAGAGGGAGACAAGTTAGGCAGGTGCTGAAAAGGGGATCCAATATATTCTAAAGCAGAAGAACTTGGTCCCTATTCTCAAGACGTTGGTGAGATGGACCCATTGTCTGCAGGGTCTTTGGGTCCTTAAAGATTGGTCTCTTTCTTCTAGGGTCTCGGAGCGACAGGAGGATTCTTTCACAATGGAAGAGGCTCTCTCCCCTTCGGTAAGGAAGGAGAGGGCAGAAAAGGTGTATCAGGAAGGATGTCAAACACCCTGACCTTAAGaggcatctttttctttttaaagggctaAGCTTTCCTCATATTGGAATGGCTAAGTCAGCTAGCAAAAACAGCCCTAACAGGCCTGTTCCTGCTCTAAGTGTGGGCTAATCTTGCTTCAGCCTTAGTTTGGGGAGCAAGGCAGCCTTGGCTTGAACACTTCGCTCTCCTTGATAGGATTCCTTAGAAGACCTCATCAGGAGCCTGGAGTGAGAGGAGTGGTAGCCTTGGTCTGACACCGCAAGGTAGAGTATCCTTATCTAAGGAAAGCTGAGCTAAAGGACGTCTGAAGCCACGCAGGGGTTGCAGCTCCTTCTGAAGAAGAATGACTAAGAGGGTGGGTGGCAGGTGGCCTTTTCATTTTAGGAGGTAGCCCTCTGCGTACACCTGGCTGTAGATTTCTATGCTGCTGAGAACAGCCATAGTAGAAAGGTTCAAACTTGGCCTTAGAGAAGGGGTTGTGGTTCAAATGTAATctctggaatggggggggggatttccaaaTGAATCCCAATATTCAGGCCATCACTagctcttctctccttttctaggCCTTGAAGAAATCTGCGGAACAACCAGGACCCTGCAGCCCGGCGAGTTGCTCCTGAGATGAAGGGCGACCTCCAGAAGGCTTTCTCCCTGCTCCTCTTCGGACACAGGATGCTGCAGACAGGTAAGGAAAAGAGctggaagaaaacaaagtctTCTCCACTGAAGAGGC
This sequence is a window from Pogona vitticeps strain Pit_001003342236 chromosome 4, PviZW2.1, whole genome shotgun sequence. Protein-coding genes within it:
- the LOC140706732 gene encoding uncharacterized protein LOC140706732 isoform X1, translating into MTFSLSAREPRRNETYDVEESSGPLEYQDQQDTLDDVSSIKNEEWFPSPNSARIFSLTASEPRKNVTYDVVENSNTLDSRDQQDTLDDVSSIKDEEWFPSPNSASVLQTQRNQTFTVEESFSVWDSSEQQETQDDLGSVPEEACLPSPHPTRVLEQREGAFTEDESRSPSDSLEDIIKSLEKMEREPLFSAERVPEPREGAFTEDESPSPSDSLEEIIRSLEKMEREPLFSPERVSERQEDSFTMEEALSPSDSLEDLIRSLEREEW